A genomic segment from Streptomyces antibioticus encodes:
- a CDS encoding 8-amino-7-oxononanoate synthase: MAFGWIDEQAELRRRAGLVRTLRPRPAESPLLDLASNDYLGLARHPEVTEGAAAAARTWGGGATGSRLVTGTTELHGELERELADFCGVEAALVFSSGYAANLAAVTALAPHGSLIVSDAGNHASLIDGCRLARGTTQVVAHADPDAVRKALGTHDGPAVAVSDTVFSVDGDAAPLAALAAACRAHGAGLVVDDAHGLGVLGDGGRGAPYAVGLAGAEDVVVTVTLSKSLGSQGGAVLGPARVIDHLVNAARTFIFDTGLAPAAAGAALAALRLLRREPERAARARAVADELYARLTAAGLEAVRPDAAVVSVRAPSPEKAVRWAADCRSAGLAVGCFRPPSVPDGVSRLRLTARADLSGAELERAVRVIDETRP, translated from the coding sequence ATGGCGTTCGGCTGGATCGACGAGCAGGCGGAACTGCGCCGCCGGGCGGGCCTCGTACGGACCCTGCGGCCGCGGCCGGCCGAGTCGCCGCTGCTCGATCTCGCCAGCAACGACTACCTCGGCCTCGCCCGCCACCCGGAGGTCACCGAGGGCGCCGCGGCCGCCGCCCGGACCTGGGGCGGCGGCGCGACCGGCTCGCGCCTGGTCACCGGCACCACCGAACTCCACGGCGAACTGGAGCGGGAACTCGCGGACTTCTGCGGTGTCGAGGCCGCGCTGGTCTTCTCCTCCGGGTACGCGGCCAACCTCGCCGCGGTCACCGCGCTCGCCCCGCACGGTTCACTGATCGTCTCCGACGCGGGCAACCACGCCTCCCTCATCGACGGCTGCCGGCTGGCCCGGGGCACCACCCAGGTGGTGGCGCACGCCGACCCCGACGCCGTGCGCAAGGCGCTCGGCACCCACGACGGACCCGCCGTGGCGGTCTCCGACACGGTCTTCTCGGTCGACGGCGACGCCGCCCCGCTGGCCGCCCTCGCGGCCGCCTGCCGGGCGCACGGGGCCGGACTGGTCGTCGACGACGCGCACGGCCTCGGCGTCCTCGGCGACGGCGGCCGGGGCGCCCCGTACGCGGTGGGGCTGGCGGGCGCCGAGGACGTGGTCGTCACGGTCACGCTCTCCAAGTCGCTGGGCAGCCAGGGCGGCGCCGTGCTCGGGCCCGCGCGCGTAATCGACCATCTGGTCAACGCGGCCCGGACGTTCATCTTCGACACCGGTCTCGCCCCGGCGGCGGCCGGCGCGGCCCTCGCCGCGCTGCGGCTGCTGCGCCGCGAGCCGGAGCGGGCGGCACGCGCGCGTGCGGTGGCGGACGAGCTGTACGCCCGGCTGACGGCGGCGGGCCTGGAGGCGGTGCGGCCGGACGCCGCGGTGGTCTCCGTGCGCGCCCCGTCCCCGGAGAAGGCCGTACGGTGGGCGGCGGACTGCCGTTCGGCCGGACTGGCCGTGGGCTGCTTCCGTCCGCCCTCCGTGCCCGACGGCGTCTCACGCCTCAGGCTGACGGCCCGCGCGGACCTCTCCGGGGCCGAGCTGGAACGCGCTGTACGGGTGATCGACGAGACGCGGCCATGA
- a CDS encoding DUF397 domain-containing protein, protein MTALPRNVPCHTDPGHLPGVRWLRSSYSTGANNCVETARPAAGPWAGLLAVRDSKDPAGPALLFSPESWSGFTAAFR, encoded by the coding sequence ATGACGGCACTGCCCCGGAACGTCCCCTGTCACACCGACCCCGGCCACCTGCCCGGGGTGCGCTGGCTGCGCAGCAGCTACAGCACCGGAGCCAACAACTGCGTCGAGACCGCCCGGCCGGCCGCGGGGCCATGGGCCGGACTGCTCGCCGTACGCGACTCCAAGGACCCGGCCGGGCCCGCCCTGCTCTTCTCCCCCGAGAGCTGGTCGGGTTTCACCGCCGCGTTCCGCTGA
- the ureG gene encoding urease accessory protein UreG codes for MHLDHSHSHDGPAAVGADAHRGDGTRRALRIGLGGPVGSGKTATVAALCRTLRDELSLAVVTNDIYTREDAEFLLREAVLPPERITAVETGACPHTAIRDDISANLEAVEDLEDAVGPLDLVLVESGGDNLTATFSKGLVDAQIFVIDVAGGDDIPRKGGPGVTTADLLVVNKTDLAPYVGSDLARMAADAKAQRAELPVVFQSLRAEDGVRDVAAWVRARLADWTA; via the coding sequence ATGCATCTCGACCACTCCCACTCCCACGACGGCCCGGCCGCGGTCGGCGCCGACGCCCACCGGGGCGACGGCACCCGGCGGGCGCTGCGGATCGGGCTCGGCGGCCCGGTCGGCTCGGGCAAGACCGCCACCGTCGCCGCGCTCTGCCGCACCCTGCGGGACGAACTCTCCCTCGCCGTCGTGACCAACGACATCTACACCCGCGAGGACGCCGAGTTCCTGCTGCGGGAGGCCGTGCTGCCGCCCGAGCGGATCACGGCCGTGGAGACCGGCGCCTGCCCGCACACCGCGATCCGCGACGACATCTCCGCCAACCTCGAAGCCGTGGAGGACCTGGAGGACGCCGTCGGACCGCTCGACCTCGTGCTCGTGGAGTCCGGTGGGGACAATCTGACCGCCACCTTCTCCAAGGGGCTCGTGGACGCGCAGATCTTCGTGATCGACGTGGCCGGCGGCGACGACATCCCGCGCAAGGGCGGGCCCGGTGTCACCACCGCCGATCTGCTGGTCGTCAACAAGACCGACCTCGCGCCGTACGTCGGCTCCGACCTCGCCCGGATGGCCGCCGACGCCAAGGCCCAGCGCGCCGAACTGCCCGTCGTCTTCCAGTCGTTGCGCGCCGAGGACGGGGTGCGCGACGTCGCCGCCTGGGTGCGGGCGCGGCTCGCCGACTGGACGGCGTGA
- a CDS encoding urease accessory protein UreF codes for MTRAALLVLADGRFPAGGHAHSGGAEEAVKAGRITGAAGLEAFCRGRLHTAGLVAAALAAAAAAGADPAKLDAAADARTPSPALRLAARKLGRQLARAARATWPSPELDALVRAFPKGAHQPVVLGLTARAAGLGPADAAYCAVYESVSGPATAVVRLLSLDPFEATAVLARLAPELDRVVDRAVAAGHAVCSDGTDALPSASAPLLEIGAEAHAAWPVRLFAS; via the coding sequence ATGACGAGGGCCGCGCTTCTGGTCCTGGCCGACGGCCGGTTCCCCGCCGGAGGGCACGCGCACTCCGGCGGGGCCGAGGAGGCCGTCAAGGCCGGCCGGATCACCGGCGCGGCCGGCCTGGAGGCGTTCTGCCGGGGCCGGCTGCACACGGCCGGGCTGGTGGCGGCGGCGCTCGCCGCGGCGGCCGCCGCCGGGGCCGACCCGGCAAAGCTGGACGCGGCGGCCGACGCCCGCACCCCGTCCCCCGCGCTGCGGCTGGCCGCGCGGAAGCTGGGGCGGCAACTGGCGCGGGCCGCCCGCGCGACCTGGCCGAGCCCCGAACTCGACGCCCTGGTACGCGCGTTCCCCAAGGGCGCCCACCAGCCGGTGGTGCTCGGCCTGACCGCGCGGGCGGCGGGGCTGGGTCCGGCGGACGCGGCGTACTGCGCGGTCTACGAGAGCGTGAGCGGTCCGGCGACGGCCGTGGTGCGGCTGCTCAGCCTCGACCCGTTCGAGGCGACGGCCGTCCTGGCCCGGCTGGCCCCGGAGCTGGACCGGGTGGTCGACCGGGCCGTGGCGGCGGGACACGCCGTGTGCTCCGACGGCACCGACGCCCTGCCGTCCGCGTCCGCCCCGCTGCTGGAGATCGGCGCCGAGGCACACGCGGCCTGGCCGGTACGCCTGTTCGCCTCCTAG
- a CDS encoding type II toxin-antitoxin system prevent-host-death family antitoxin has protein sequence MAYEIPVTQARAELADLINRVVYAGERVVVTRHGKPLIALVSAADLERLDALDAPAEERAVAALSAAHEVAPLPREHERFTLTAEHRRANPS, from the coding sequence ATGGCCTACGAGATTCCGGTGACACAAGCCAGGGCTGAACTCGCCGACCTGATCAACCGCGTGGTGTACGCCGGCGAACGAGTGGTCGTCACCCGCCACGGCAAGCCGTTGATCGCCCTGGTCTCCGCGGCCGACCTGGAACGCCTGGACGCCCTGGACGCGCCGGCGGAGGAGCGAGCGGTCGCCGCGCTCTCCGCCGCCCACGAGGTCGCGCCCCTGCCCCGCGAACACGAACGCTTCACTCTCACGGCCGAACACCGGCGCGCGAACCCTTCGTAG
- a CDS encoding helix-turn-helix domain-containing protein, which produces MQHGPAVRRRKLGAELRTLRTRAGLTSGEAARLVGWHQSKVSRIETGTSGAKPADVRLLLDAYGVTDPRLRELMLALAGADGGEGERDHWWHAYRGILPPAYRDFISLESQATAMRTLETTVVPGLLQTPGYARAVTRAAVEGVDEAQLDRLVEVRLARQDVLHGSPPMGLSAVLDEAVLRRQVGGREVMAEQLHRLVEAARLPHVRLQVLPFAAGAHIGVTGPFVIFSFSSASDLDVVVLDHLTSSLYLERKEDLEAYTEAFNALRAHALSPEDTLQHLSALAHGA; this is translated from the coding sequence ATGCAGCACGGTCCCGCGGTGCGCCGCCGGAAACTGGGCGCCGAACTGCGCACCCTGCGCACCCGGGCGGGCCTCACCAGCGGCGAGGCGGCCCGGCTCGTGGGCTGGCACCAGTCGAAGGTGAGCCGTATCGAGACGGGCACCAGCGGTGCGAAACCGGCCGATGTGCGGTTACTGCTCGACGCCTACGGCGTGACCGATCCCCGGCTGCGGGAACTGATGCTCGCCCTGGCCGGCGCGGACGGCGGCGAGGGGGAGCGCGACCACTGGTGGCACGCCTACCGCGGCATCCTGCCGCCCGCCTACCGGGACTTCATCAGCCTGGAGTCGCAGGCCACCGCGATGCGCACCCTGGAGACGACGGTGGTGCCGGGCCTGCTCCAGACCCCCGGGTACGCCCGCGCGGTCACCCGCGCCGCCGTGGAGGGCGTCGACGAGGCCCAGCTCGACCGGCTGGTGGAGGTACGGCTGGCCCGGCAGGACGTCCTGCACGGAAGCCCGCCGATGGGGCTGAGCGCGGTGCTGGACGAGGCGGTGCTGCGGCGTCAGGTGGGCGGCCGCGAGGTGATGGCGGAGCAGCTCCACCGGCTGGTGGAGGCGGCGCGCCTGCCCCATGTGCGGCTCCAGGTACTGCCGTTCGCCGCCGGAGCGCACATCGGCGTCACCGGACCTTTCGTCATCTTCTCGTTTTCGAGCGCTTCCGATCTGGATGTGGTTGTTCTCGACCACTTGACGAGTAGCCTCTATCTCGAACGGAAAGAAGACCTCGAGGCGTACACGGAAGCCTTCAACGCCCTCCGGGCGCACGCGCTTTCGCCCGAGGACACCCTCCAACACCTCTCCGCGCTGGCCCACGGCGCGTAA
- a CDS encoding urease subunit beta, whose protein sequence is MIPGEFLFAEDPIVFNEGREVTRLTVLNAADRPVQVGSHYHFAEANPGLEFDRAAAHGRRLNVAAGTAVRFEPGIPVDVELVPLAGARVVPGLRGETGGALDA, encoded by the coding sequence ATGATTCCCGGAGAGTTCCTGTTCGCCGAGGACCCGATCGTCTTCAACGAGGGCCGCGAGGTCACCCGGCTCACCGTCCTCAACGCCGCCGACCGGCCCGTCCAGGTCGGCTCCCACTACCACTTCGCCGAGGCCAACCCCGGACTGGAGTTCGACCGCGCCGCCGCGCACGGCAGACGGCTGAACGTCGCCGCCGGCACCGCCGTCCGCTTCGAGCCCGGGATCCCCGTCGACGTCGAACTCGTACCGCTCGCCGGGGCCCGGGTCGTGCCCGGACTGCGTGGGGAGACCGGAGGTGCCCTCGATGCCTGA
- a CDS encoding ATP-binding protein: protein MADHLEASVTLPSDPASVSTARGFVADTLGEWGLPADSEAADTIRLIVSELATNAVQHTFGQSPTFTVDLALGRDEELRIGVTDSHPRFPRRLPAAVQQDNGRGMVIIRWLTAECGGKLGVRPTREGGKTVTVHLPWQIRPEPVAGVAVAAPLEGESPGR, encoded by the coding sequence ATGGCAGACCATCTGGAAGCATCCGTCACTCTGCCGAGCGATCCCGCCTCGGTCTCCACGGCCCGCGGCTTCGTGGCCGACACCCTCGGGGAATGGGGCCTGCCGGCCGACTCGGAGGCCGCCGACACCATCCGGCTCATCGTCTCCGAACTCGCCACCAACGCCGTACAGCACACGTTCGGCCAGTCACCCACCTTCACGGTGGACCTGGCGCTCGGGCGTGACGAGGAACTGCGCATCGGGGTCACCGACAGCCATCCGCGCTTCCCCAGACGACTGCCGGCCGCCGTCCAGCAGGACAACGGCCGAGGCATGGTGATCATTCGCTGGCTGACCGCCGAGTGCGGCGGAAAGCTCGGGGTGCGCCCCACGCGCGAGGGCGGCAAGACGGTCACCGTCCACCTCCCGTGGCAGATCCGGCCGGAGCCGGTCGCGGGCGTGGCGGTGGCCGCCCCCCTGGAGGGCGAGAGCCCGGGGCGGTGA
- a CDS encoding urease subunit gamma has translation MQLTPHEQERLLIHVAADVAEKRRARGLRLNHPEAVALITSHILEGARDGRTVAELMSSGRKLLTRDDVMEGIPEMIHDVQVEATFPDGTKLVTVHDPIV, from the coding sequence GTGCAACTGACCCCGCACGAGCAGGAGAGGCTGCTGATCCATGTCGCGGCCGACGTCGCCGAGAAGCGCCGGGCGCGCGGGCTGCGGCTCAACCACCCCGAGGCCGTCGCGCTGATCACCTCGCACATCCTGGAGGGCGCCCGGGACGGCCGTACCGTCGCCGAGCTGATGTCCTCCGGGCGCAAGCTGCTCACCCGCGACGACGTCATGGAGGGCATCCCGGAGATGATCCACGACGTCCAGGTCGAGGCGACCTTTCCCGACGGGACGAAACTCGTCACCGTCCACGACCCGATCGTCTGA
- the bioB gene encoding biotin synthase BioB: MDLLNTLVDKGLRRELPTREEALAVLATSDDDVLDVVAAAGKVRRHWFGRRVKLNYLINMKSGLCPEDCSYCSQRLGSTAGILKYTWLKPDEASEAAAAGLAGGAKRVCLVASGRGPTDRDVDRVSATIKTIKDQNEGVEVCACLGLLSEGQAERLREAGADAYNHNLNTSEATYGDITTTHTYADRVDTVRKAHAAGLSACSGLIAGMGESDEDLVDVVFSLRELDPDSVPVNFLIPFEGTPLAKEWNLTPQRCLRILAMVRFVCPDIEVRIAGGREVHLRTLQPLALHLANSIFLGDYLTSEGQAGKADLEMIADAGFEVEGTGEVTLPEHRAARAGGGGCGSHAEAGGCGGSAGCGSHDEGGACGSHGGGGVCGSVPAAAPAPDKAAAAVATAAEPVVGEARPDLVAVRRRGTGTDLAPNA; this comes from the coding sequence ATGGACCTGCTGAACACGCTGGTGGACAAGGGGCTTCGGCGCGAGCTGCCGACCCGCGAGGAAGCCCTGGCCGTCCTCGCCACTTCCGACGACGACGTGCTGGACGTGGTGGCCGCGGCCGGGAAGGTGCGCCGCCACTGGTTCGGGCGACGGGTGAAACTGAACTACCTCATCAACATGAAGTCGGGGCTGTGCCCCGAGGACTGCTCCTACTGCTCCCAGCGGCTCGGCTCCACCGCCGGGATCCTCAAGTACACCTGGCTGAAGCCGGACGAGGCGTCCGAGGCCGCGGCGGCGGGGCTCGCCGGGGGCGCCAAGCGGGTGTGCCTGGTGGCGTCCGGGCGCGGCCCGACGGACCGGGACGTGGACCGGGTCTCGGCGACCATCAAGACCATCAAGGACCAGAACGAGGGCGTCGAGGTGTGCGCCTGCCTCGGCCTGCTCTCCGAGGGCCAGGCCGAGCGGCTGCGCGAGGCGGGCGCGGACGCCTACAACCACAACCTGAACACCTCCGAGGCGACCTACGGGGACATCACGACCACCCACACGTACGCCGATCGGGTGGACACGGTGCGCAAGGCGCACGCGGCGGGGCTCTCGGCGTGCTCCGGTCTGATCGCCGGTATGGGCGAGTCGGACGAGGACCTGGTGGACGTGGTCTTCTCGCTGCGCGAGCTGGACCCGGACTCGGTGCCGGTCAACTTCCTCATCCCGTTCGAGGGCACCCCGCTGGCCAAGGAGTGGAACCTCACCCCGCAGCGCTGTCTGCGCATCCTGGCGATGGTCCGGTTCGTCTGCCCGGACATCGAGGTCCGGATCGCGGGCGGCCGCGAGGTCCATCTGCGCACGCTCCAGCCGCTCGCCCTGCACCTGGCCAACTCGATCTTCCTCGGCGACTACCTCACCAGTGAGGGCCAGGCGGGCAAGGCCGACCTGGAGATGATCGCGGACGCCGGGTTCGAGGTGGAGGGCACGGGCGAGGTGACCCTGCCGGAGCACCGGGCGGCGAGGGCCGGGGGCGGCGGGTGCGGGTCACACGCGGAGGCCGGCGGGTGCGGTGGTTCCGCTGGGTGCGGGTCGCACGACGAGGGCGGTGCGTGCGGATCGCACGGGGGCGGTGGTGTGTGCGGGTCCGTGCCGGCCGCGGCCCCTGCTCCCGACAAGGCAGCCGCCGCCGTCGCCACGGCTGCGGAGCCCGTCGTCGGCGAGGCGCGTCCCGACCTGGTCGCCGTACGCCGTCGGGGCACCGGAACGGACCTCGCGCCCAATGCCTGA
- the bioD gene encoding dethiobiotin synthase translates to MPILVITGTGTEVGKTVTTAAVAASALAAGRTVAVLKAAQTGVRPDERGDADEVARLAGAVTTAELARYPEPLAPGTAARRAGMTPVRPYDVVQAAHKLAVEHDLVLVEGAGGLLVRFDEAGGTLADAAEALRAPVLVVATAGLGTLNTTELTARELRRRGLELLGVVIGGWPDSPDLAMRCNVTDLPEVAAAPLLGAIPMGVGTLPPPEFRTEAPTWLAPRLDGNWDADAFRRRATNGPRAD, encoded by the coding sequence ATGCCGATCCTGGTGATCACGGGGACGGGCACGGAGGTCGGCAAGACCGTCACGACGGCGGCCGTCGCCGCCTCCGCGCTCGCGGCGGGCCGTACGGTCGCCGTCCTCAAGGCCGCGCAGACCGGCGTACGGCCGGACGAGCGGGGCGACGCGGACGAGGTCGCGCGGCTCGCGGGTGCGGTGACGACGGCCGAACTGGCCCGCTATCCCGAGCCGTTGGCGCCCGGGACGGCGGCCCGGCGGGCGGGCATGACGCCGGTGCGGCCGTACGACGTGGTGCAGGCGGCGCACAAGCTGGCCGTGGAGCACGACTTGGTGCTGGTCGAGGGCGCGGGCGGTCTCCTCGTCCGCTTCGACGAGGCGGGCGGCACACTGGCCGACGCGGCGGAGGCCCTGCGGGCACCGGTGCTGGTGGTGGCGACGGCGGGCCTCGGCACCCTCAACACCACCGAGCTGACGGCCCGTGAACTACGGCGTCGTGGCCTGGAGTTGCTCGGCGTGGTGATCGGCGGCTGGCCCGACTCCCCCGACCTGGCGATGCGCTGCAACGTCACCGACCTCCCGGAGGTCGCGGCCGCCCCCCTGCTGGGCGCGATCCCGATGGGCGTGGGCACACTCCCGCCCCCCGAGTTCCGCACCGAGGCCCCGACCTGGCTGGCCCCCCGCCTGGACGGCAACTGGGATGCGGACGCGTTCCGCCGCCGCGCGACGAACGGGCCGAGGGCGGACTGA
- a CDS encoding adenosylmethionine--8-amino-7-oxononanoate transaminase: MPELPVTELLELDRRHVWHPYGPMPGRAEPLVVESASGVRLRLADGSGELVDGMSSWWSAIHGYNHPVLNEAAREQLGRMSHVMFGGLTHEPAVRLAKHLVDMSPEGLEHVFLADSGSVSVEVAVKMCLQYWRSLGRPAKRRLLTWRGGYHGDTWQPMSVCDPDGGMHDLWTGVLPRQVFVDAPPTEYDEEYAELLRSAIERHADELAAVIVEPVVQGAGGMRFHSPGYLRVLREACDAHDVLLVFDEIATGFGRTGALFAAGHAAVTPDVMCLGKALTGGYLTMAATLCTTRVADGISRGEVPVLAHGPTFMGNPLAAAVACASVELLLGQDWLAEVKRIESGLREGLAPAADLPGVRDVRVLGAIGVVQLDHEVDMRAATAAAVREGVWLRPFRDLVYTMPPYVTGDVDVARIARAVCAAAREG, from the coding sequence ATGCCTGAACTGCCCGTCACCGAGCTGCTGGAGCTGGACCGGCGGCATGTGTGGCATCCCTACGGTCCGATGCCGGGCCGGGCCGAACCGCTCGTCGTGGAGTCGGCGAGCGGGGTCCGGCTCCGCCTCGCGGACGGCTCGGGCGAGCTGGTCGACGGCATGTCGTCCTGGTGGTCGGCGATCCACGGCTACAACCACCCGGTGCTCAACGAGGCCGCGCGCGAGCAGCTCGGCCGGATGAGCCATGTGATGTTCGGCGGGCTCACCCACGAGCCCGCCGTACGGCTGGCGAAGCACCTTGTCGACATGTCGCCCGAGGGTCTTGAGCATGTGTTCCTCGCCGACTCGGGGTCCGTGTCGGTCGAGGTCGCGGTGAAGATGTGCCTCCAGTACTGGCGTTCGCTCGGCCGTCCGGCCAAGCGGCGGCTGCTGACCTGGCGGGGCGGCTACCACGGCGACACCTGGCAGCCGATGTCGGTGTGCGACCCGGACGGCGGGATGCACGACCTGTGGACCGGGGTGCTGCCGCGCCAGGTCTTCGTGGACGCGCCGCCCACGGAGTACGACGAGGAGTACGCCGAGCTGCTGCGGTCCGCGATCGAGCGGCACGCCGACGAACTGGCCGCGGTGATCGTGGAGCCGGTGGTGCAGGGCGCGGGCGGGATGCGGTTCCACTCCCCCGGGTATCTGCGGGTGCTGCGCGAGGCGTGCGACGCGCACGACGTCCTGCTGGTGTTCGACGAGATCGCGACCGGGTTCGGCCGTACGGGCGCGCTGTTCGCGGCGGGGCACGCGGCGGTGACGCCGGATGTGATGTGCCTCGGCAAGGCGCTGACCGGCGGCTATCTGACGATGGCGGCGACGCTGTGCACCACGCGGGTGGCCGACGGGATCTCGCGGGGCGAGGTGCCGGTGCTGGCGCACGGCCCGACGTTCATGGGCAATCCGCTGGCGGCGGCCGTCGCCTGCGCCTCGGTCGAACTGCTGCTCGGCCAGGACTGGCTCGCGGAGGTCAAGCGGATCGAGTCGGGCCTGCGGGAGGGGCTGGCGCCGGCCGCCGACCTGCCCGGGGTGCGCGACGTCCGGGTCCTGGGCGCGATCGGCGTCGTCCAGCTCGACCACGAGGTGGACATGCGGGCCGCCACGGCGGCGGCCGTACGGGAGGGCGTGTGGCTGCGCCCCTTCCGCGACCTGGTGTACACGATGCCGCCGTACGTCACCGGTGACGTCGATGTGGCCCGGATCGCGCGCGCGGTGTGCGCGGCCGCGCGGGAGGGATGA
- a CDS encoding urease subunit alpha, with protein sequence MPEISRAAYADLFGPTTGDRIRLADTDLLVEIEEDRSGGPGLAGDEAVFGGGKVIRESMGQARATRAEGTPDTVITGAVVVDHWGVVKADVGIRDGRITALGKAGNPDTMDGVHPDLVLGPETEVIAGNGRILTAGAVDAHVHFICPQIADEALASGVTTLVGGGTGPAEGSKATTVTPGPWHLARMLEAMEQYPLNIGFLGKGNTVSQEAMLSQIRGGALGLKLHEDWGSTPAVIDASLTVADRTGIQVAIHTDTLNEAGFVGDTLAAIAGRGIHAYHTEGAGGGHAPDIMTVVSQPHVLPSSTNPTRPYTVNTAEEHLDMLMVCHHLNPAVPEDLAFAESRIRPSTIGAEDILHDLGAISIISSDSQAMGRVGEVILRTWQTAHVMKGRRGPLPGDGRADNHRVRRYVAKYTINPALAQGLAREIGSVESGKLADLVLWEPAFFGVKPHLVLKGGQIAYAQMGDANASIPTPQPILPRPMYGAIGRAPASNSVNFVAPLAVEDGLPERLQLGKRFVAIESTRAVTKADMRENDARPRVEIDPDSFAVRIDGELVEATPAAELPMAQRYFLF encoded by the coding sequence ATGCCTGAGATCTCGCGTGCCGCGTACGCCGACCTGTTCGGCCCGACCACCGGGGACCGGATCCGGCTGGCCGACACCGATCTGCTGGTCGAGATCGAGGAGGATCGTTCCGGCGGTCCGGGTCTCGCCGGTGACGAGGCCGTCTTCGGCGGCGGCAAGGTCATCCGGGAGTCCATGGGCCAGGCCCGCGCCACCCGCGCGGAGGGCACCCCCGACACCGTCATCACCGGCGCGGTGGTCGTCGACCACTGGGGTGTCGTCAAGGCCGACGTCGGCATCCGCGACGGGCGGATCACCGCGCTCGGCAAGGCGGGCAACCCCGACACCATGGACGGCGTCCACCCGGACCTGGTCCTCGGCCCGGAGACCGAGGTCATCGCGGGCAACGGACGGATCCTGACGGCCGGCGCGGTCGACGCGCACGTGCACTTCATCTGCCCGCAGATCGCCGACGAGGCGCTCGCCTCCGGCGTCACCACCCTGGTCGGCGGCGGCACCGGACCCGCCGAGGGCTCCAAGGCCACCACCGTCACCCCCGGCCCCTGGCATCTCGCCCGGATGCTGGAGGCGATGGAGCAGTACCCGCTGAACATCGGCTTCCTCGGCAAGGGCAACACCGTCTCCCAGGAGGCGATGCTGTCCCAGATCAGGGGCGGCGCGCTCGGTCTGAAGCTGCACGAGGACTGGGGGTCGACCCCGGCCGTCATCGACGCCTCCCTCACGGTCGCCGACCGCACCGGCATCCAGGTCGCCATCCACACGGACACCCTGAACGAGGCCGGTTTCGTGGGCGACACGCTCGCCGCGATCGCCGGACGCGGCATCCACGCGTACCACACCGAGGGCGCGGGCGGCGGGCACGCGCCGGACATCATGACCGTCGTCTCCCAGCCCCATGTGCTGCCCAGCTCGACCAATCCGACCCGCCCGTACACCGTCAACACCGCCGAGGAACACCTCGACATGCTGATGGTGTGCCACCACCTCAATCCGGCGGTCCCGGAGGACCTGGCCTTCGCCGAGTCCCGCATCCGGCCCTCCACCATCGGCGCGGAGGACATCCTCCACGACCTCGGCGCCATCTCGATCATCTCCTCCGACTCCCAGGCCATGGGCCGGGTCGGCGAGGTGATCCTGCGGACCTGGCAGACGGCGCACGTCATGAAGGGGCGGCGCGGCCCGCTCCCGGGGGACGGTCGCGCCGACAACCACCGCGTCCGTCGCTATGTCGCCAAATACACGATCAACCCGGCGCTGGCCCAGGGCCTGGCCCGCGAGATCGGCTCCGTCGAGAGCGGCAAGCTCGCCGACCTCGTGCTGTGGGAGCCGGCCTTCTTCGGCGTCAAACCGCATCTCGTCCTCAAGGGCGGTCAGATCGCGTACGCCCAGATGGGTGATGCCAATGCCTCCATCCCGACCCCTCAGCCGATCCTGCCGCGCCCGATGTACGGGGCGATCGGACGGGCCCCCGCGTCCAACTCGGTCAACTTCGTGGCGCCCCTCGCCGTCGAGGACGGGCTGCCCGAGCGCCTCCAGCTCGGCAAGCGGTTCGTCGCCATCGAGTCGACCCGTGCGGTGACCAAGGCGGACATGCGGGAGAACGACGCCCGGCCGCGGGTCGAGATCGACCCCGACAGCTTCGCCGTGCGCATCGACGGCGAACTGGTCGAGGCGACTCCGGCCGCCGAACTGCCCATGGCCCAGCGCTACTTCCTGTTCTGA
- a CDS encoding C40 family peptidase, giving the protein MTALNRVPSLMARAGTASAFAIAAVGGSIVVPGVASDAAAATPATKALQIAASKKGAPYKYGATGPKRFDCSGLTQYSYKKAGKKLPRTAAQQYNKTRHISASGRKAGDLVFFHSGSSVYHVGIYAGKGKIWHSPKTGDVVKLQKIWTKSVWYGRVR; this is encoded by the coding sequence ATGACTGCGCTGAATCGTGTCCCGTCGCTCATGGCCCGGGCCGGCACGGCCTCGGCTTTCGCCATCGCCGCCGTCGGCGGTTCGATCGTGGTGCCGGGTGTCGCATCGGACGCCGCGGCCGCCACACCGGCGACGAAGGCGCTCCAGATCGCCGCGTCGAAGAAGGGTGCTCCCTACAAGTACGGCGCCACCGGGCCGAAGCGGTTCGACTGCTCCGGGCTGACGCAGTATTCGTACAAGAAGGCGGGCAAGAAGCTGCCGCGTACGGCCGCCCAGCAGTACAACAAGACGCGCCACATCTCGGCGTCCGGCCGCAAGGCCGGTGACCTCGTGTTCTTCCACTCGGGGTCGAGCGTCTACCACGTGGGCATCTACGCGGGTAAGGGCAAGATCTGGCACTCCCCCAAGACGGGGGACGTGGTGAAGCTCCAGAAGATCTGGACCAAGAGCGTCTGGTACGGGCGGGTGCGCTGA